In the genome of Longimicrobium sp., one region contains:
- a CDS encoding biotin/lipoyl-containing protein, which produces MRYFVTIAGRTVEVDLTGHTPVVDGTPVEAQMQALPGTHVRSLTVDGRSHTLTAKPGDRRGRWQISLGRERFTADAVDERTRAIREMTGGAEAEVEKTIVAPMPGLVVRIDVEVGQAVKAGQGVVIVEAMKMENELKAPADGVVAKILVQERQTVDKGATLIVLE; this is translated from the coding sequence ATGCGCTATTTCGTCACCATCGCCGGCCGCACCGTGGAGGTGGACCTGACCGGCCACACGCCCGTGGTGGACGGCACCCCCGTCGAAGCACAGATGCAGGCGCTCCCCGGCACGCACGTCCGCAGCCTGACCGTGGACGGGCGCTCGCACACCCTCACCGCGAAGCCGGGCGACCGGCGCGGGCGCTGGCAGATCTCGCTGGGCCGCGAGCGCTTCACCGCCGACGCGGTGGACGAGCGGACGCGCGCCATCCGAGAGATGACCGGCGGCGCCGAGGCCGAGGTGGAGAAGACCATCGTCGCGCCGATGCCCGGGTTGGTGGTGCGGATCGACGTCGAGGTGGGCCAGGCGGTGAAGGCCGGCCAGGGCGTGGTCATCGTCGAGGCGATGAAGATGGAGAACGAGCTGAAGGCCCCCGCCGACGGCGTCGTCGCGAAGATCCTGGTCCAGGAACGCCAGACGGTCGACAAGGGCGCGACGCTGATCGTGCTGGAGTAG
- a CDS encoding DinB family protein — translation MYRKIEDFERDWASESEATLKVLRELTDASLEQRVSPQGRSAGRLAWHLAGTVPELLGAAGLNGLEGPGEHDPVPERASEIVEAYERAARSVPGAVRSQWSDDELADEIPMYGQSWPKGQALSVLVLHQTHHRGQLTVLMRQAGLKVPGCYGPAAEEWAAMGMPAMA, via the coding sequence ATGTACCGGAAGATCGAAGACTTCGAGCGTGACTGGGCCAGCGAGTCCGAGGCTACGCTGAAGGTGCTGCGCGAACTCACGGACGCGTCGCTGGAGCAGCGCGTCTCGCCGCAGGGGCGCTCGGCCGGGCGGCTGGCGTGGCACCTGGCCGGGACAGTGCCGGAGCTGCTGGGCGCCGCCGGGCTGAACGGCCTCGAGGGCCCCGGCGAGCACGACCCGGTGCCGGAGCGCGCCTCCGAGATCGTGGAGGCGTACGAGCGCGCCGCCCGCTCGGTGCCTGGTGCGGTGCGCTCGCAGTGGAGCGACGACGAGCTGGCGGACGAGATCCCCATGTACGGCCAGTCGTGGCCGAAGGGGCAGGCGCTCTCCGTGCTCGTGCTCCACCAGACGCACCACCGCGGGCAGCTGACGGTGCTGATGCGCCAGGCGGGCCTGAAGGTGCCCGGGTGCTACGGCCCCGCTGCCGAGGAGTGGGCGGCGATGGGGATGCCCGCGATGGCGTAG